A DNA window from Onthophagus taurus isolate NC chromosome 1, IU_Otau_3.0, whole genome shotgun sequence contains the following coding sequences:
- the LOC139429691 gene encoding tigger transposable element-derived protein 1-like, whose product MALKIYNQIKEAEPQTSGEKRRKFEFSASTGWMNGFLQRHALHNIKIKGEIASADDVAAKEFPAKLAKITEKGGYTPDQVWNADETGLFWKRMPNRTYVAKSQKTASGFKAAKDRVTFLFCSNASGDRMLLVNRALKPRSMKGVNLNTLSVHWTANKKAWVTREIFNEWFVKHFIPEVRRYMSDKSLEFKVLLIIDNAPGHPHIEHPNVEFCFLPPNTTSLIQPLDQGIIATFKTYYVKQTFRYILDKLTNNKNVTVIDAWKNFTINDCIKHAGLALSELKPSTLNACWRSLWPECVKNKDHVPSNMDQYPNITALAHEIGGEGFADISSADIDELLEDKALTDDEIISLALEIPLTLDLPLPQM is encoded by the coding sequence ATGGCATTAAAGATTTACAACCAGATTAAAGAAGCGGAACCACAAACATCAGGcgagaaaagaagaaaatttgaattttctgcTAGTACGGGATGGATGAATGGTTTTCTACAACGACACGCGTTACATAATATAAAGATAAAGGGTGAAATTGCATCTGCAGATGATGTAGCAGCTAAGGAATTTCCAGCAAAACTGGCTAAAATAACTGAAAAAGGTGGTTACACTCCAGATCAGGTATGGAATGCGGACGAAACAGGCCTTTTCTGGAAGCGTATGCCAAATAGAACATACGTAGCTAAATCCCAGAAAACTGCCAGTGGGTTCAAGGCGGCCAAAGATCGCGTaacctttttattttgctCTAATGCGTCTGGAGATCGAATGTTGCTTGTTAATCGAGCTCTAAAACCACGGTCTATGAAAggtgtaaatttaaataccTTATCAGTACACTGGACAGCTAATAAAAAAGCCTGGGTAACtagagaaatttttaatgaatggtTTGTCAAACATTTTATCCCAGAAGTGCGTCGCTATATGAGCGATAAAAGTCTTGAATTTAAGGTTCTTCTGATTATAGATAACGCACCTGGCCACCCACACATAGAGCACCCgaatgttgaattttgttttcttcctCCAAATACTACTTCCTTGATACAGCCGTTGGACCAAGGAATTATTGCAACCTTTAAGACCTATTACGTAAAGCAAACATTTCGATacattttagataaattaacaaataataaaaatgtaacggTCATTGACGCGTGGAAGAACTTTACAATAAATGACTGCATCAAACATGCTGGATTAGCACTATCCGAATTGAAACCATCAACTTTGAACGCATGTTGGAGATCTCTTTGGCCAGAAtgtgtaaaaaataaagatcatGTGCCTTCTAATATGGATCAATACCCTAATATCACAGCCTTAGCTCATGAAATAGGCGGAGAAGGATTTGCTGATATATCGTCTGCAGATATCGATGAATTACTAGAGGATAAGGCACTTACTGATGATGAAATCATTAGTTTAGCGCTTGAGATTCCCCTTACCTTAGATCTACCCTTACCGCAGATGTAA